The Microlunatus soli genome contains the following window.
CGATGCCGGTCAGGACTGGGACGAGGGCGAGGCGGAGCTGATCTCCCGGTTGCCGCAGCATCGTGAGCAGATCGAGGCCTACCGCCGCTATTTCGATCTCACGATCACCGGCATGGTGCCCGGCACGGCCGCGATCATCGCCGAACTGCAGCGGGCCGGTGTGCGACTTGTCGCGCTGACCAACTGGTCGGCCGACCTGTTCCGTCCGACCAAACGGCGGTTCGGTCTGCTGAACCGGTTCGAGGGCATCGTGGTCTCGGGAGAAGAGGGCATCGCCAAGCCCGATCCCCAGCTGTTCTCCGTGGTCTTCGACCGCTATCAGGTCGACCCGGAGCACGCCATCTTCATCGACGACAACGAACACAACTGCACGACCGCCGGTCAGCTCGGCCTACAGGCGATCCCGTTCACCGATGCTGCTGCTGCCCGGTCCCGGCTGGTGGAGCTCGGGCTGCTGGGAGAGCGGGAACCGGTGCCCGGACCGATCTTCCACATCGCGAAGAAGGCGCAGTGGGACAAGGCCAAGCAGTGTGGCAACTACTACTGGTCGACCCGCCGGGTGACCTATGAGGTGCAGGGATTCGTGCACTGTGCCTTTCCCGAGCAGCTGACCGCGGTCCGGGAACGTGGCTACCGGGACCTGGCCGACGATGAACTGGTGGTGTTGCGGATCGATCCGGCGGCGGCCTCGGCCCCGGTGATCGTGGAGGACGACGGCACCGGTGAGGTGTTCCCCCATCTGTACGGCGCGCTCACTCCGGCCGACGTCGTCGAAGAGCGGCCGTTCGCCGCCGTGCCTGTCGGACACTGAGGTCCCTGTCGGACACTGAGGTCCCTGTCGGACACTGAGGTCCCTGTCGGACACTGACCCCGTCGGACACTGAAGCGGGCGGTCCTGCCGACCCGGCGTCACAATGGGCGCCGTGAATGCTGCAGTCGAGGAACGTTCGGTGGTGGTCGTCGGCGCGGGGGTGCTCGGCGTTGCGAGCGCGCTGGCACTGGCGCGGCGCGGTGTCGGGGTGAGGTTGCTGACTGCCGGTCAGCCCGCCGACGGCGCGTCCGGTCGTTCCCTGGCCTGGCTGAACTCCGCCGCCGAACGCAGCGCCGCGTACCACGCGCTCCGGATGGCGGGGCTGCAGCGGTATCGCCGACTGGCAGCCGACTGCGGCGGCTCCGCCGTTCACCTGGACGGCGCCCTGAACTGGGCTGCTCCCGGGGAGTCGTACCGGGCTCGCCATGATCATGAGCAGCGCATCGGCTATCCCAGCCGTTGGGTCGACGCCCGGTTCGTCGCCGATCGGGTGCCCGGCGTCGATCCCGCCATGCTGCCGGCCGAGGGTGCGATCCTCAACCCGTCCGACGGCTGGGTCGACCTGCCGATGTTGATCACCACGTTGCTGGCCCGGTTCGCCGACCTCGGAGGTGAGGTGATCACCGAAGCGGGAGAGTGTCGGGTCGAACTGTCCGGTGGCCGTACGGTCGGTGTGATCACCGGAACCGGCCGCCGGATCGGCGCCGACGCCGTGCTGTTGGCCGCCGGTGCGGCGACGCCCGGGATGGCCGCCGACCTCGGTTTCGCGCTGCCCGACCAGACGTCGATCGCCGCACTGGCCCGGGTCCGGCCGGTCGACGGACCGACCGATCTGCAGGTCGTGCTGAACACCCCGGCAGTGTCCGTGCGACCGACCGTGGACGGCGGGCTGGTGATGGACTCGGGCTGGTCGGAGCGAGAGGTGGTCCGGCTCGCCGACGGCAGCCACCGGGTCGAGCGGTCCACCCTGGACCGGCTGCTGGACGAGGCCCGTGCCGTACTGGCCGGCCATCCGCGGCTGCAGCTGCTGGGCGTCGGTCACGGACCCAAGCCGATCCCGGGCGACGGTGAACCGGTGCTCGGCCCGCTGCCCGGGGTCGACGGCTGTTGGGTGGCGTTCAGTCATTCCGGAGCGACGCTCGGATTGATCGTCGGCGAACTGCTGGCGGCCGAAATCGCCGGTGCCGATCCCGATCCGCTGCTGGCCGATTTCCGGCCCAGCAGATTCGAAGCCTGACCCGCCCCAATCCGCCGACCCGTCAATTTCTCCCCGACACGCCCGGAATGTCGGGGAGGAATTGACGGGTCGGCGGGGTGGCGAGGACGGCGCTCGTCGCGGCCCGTACGACATCGTCGATCCAGTCCGGGATCGGTGCGGCGCGGGCGATGTAGTCGCGGATGAGTCCGTACGGGATCGCCTTCACCGCGGCATCGACCCACGCCCTGCCCTGCGGCCCGAGTTCGCCGAAGGCTGCGTGAATCGCGTCGCCGAGTGCGGCGTTCATCTCGTCGTTGACCCGGGCCACCTGATCGCGCAGGTCGTCCGGGCCGACCTGCAGCAGGTCCTGGCGATGGAACATCTTCATCGCCCGAGCCTCGGTCGGATGTTGTCGGCAGTACCTCGGCTGGTGCAACGCCGCGGTGAGCAACGGGTCGGGGCCGCGGGTGGCTTCCATGATGCCGACGTGGAACCGGCGGATCGACCGCAACCAGAGCCGGGCCAGCAGTTCGTCGCGGGAGGCGAAACGCAGGTAGATCGATCCGGTGTGGATGCCGGCCTGGCGGCCGATGTCGGCGATCGTCGGCCGAGTCACGCTGGGATCGGCCAACAGGTCTCGGGCAGCGTCGAGCACCTGGTCGTCGGTGAACTGTCGAGGGCGGGCCACCTCGGCATGCTAATCCGGCCCGCTCGGGAGCTGTGGGCGAATTCACGTTGCGGAGCTCCTGCCGTGCTGGCATGTTTATGAATATGAGTTCAAAAACGAGGCCGGTGGTCGGCATCATGGTGATCGTGATCGGTCTGGTGCACACGGTGATGGGCCTGGTGATCTGGTTGTCCGACGAGACGGCGACCGCGACGTCCGCCGAACACGTCTGGTTCACCGCGTTCGGTGTCATCGCGATCGGTCTGGGGATCGCGATCGTGGAACTGGAGCGTTCCCGCGGTTTCGTGCCGCCGGCGGTGCTGGCCGCGATCGTTGCGGTGATGTTGTACGGCGTGATCCTGGTCGGGCCGGCGTCGGGGTTCGTGTCGCTGCTGATCCCGATCGGTTTCGGGGTGTACGGGTGGCTTCGGCGGCGCCACCGGCTGGCGCGAGCCGCCTGATTCCGGGTGGCTGCGGCTCCGGTTGCCCCGTACCCAGGCACGGGGTCCGAGCGCTACGGTGGGCGGGTGACCGACTGGCTGCAGTACGCGCTGGCCAAGCCGGGCGCTTGGCGTGATCAACCCTTCGGCGACGACGTCGTGGCCAAGGTCGGGCCGAAGATCTTCGTCTTCCTCGGCGGATCCGGCGTGGGGGCGGTGTCCGGTGTCGGCGTCAGTTGCGGTGATCGCGACGCGGCCGACGAATGGTTGCAGCGCTACCCCGACGATGCCGCCGTGATGGCCTACATCGGGCGGCACGGTTGGAATTCGCTGCGGGTCGGCGGCGCGATTCCCGACGACGAGATCGCCGATGCGATCGATACCTCCTATGGACTGGTGGTCGCCAAGCTGCCCCGCAAGGTCCGGGACGCTTTGAGTTGAGTGATCCGGCGGGAGTCAGTTGACGAAGACGCCGGCCTTCGCGGCGACCGACGCTGCCCGGGCGGCACGATCGGCATCGCCGACGGTGATTCGGTCCGGCGTGGTCAGCAGCCGGTAGTAGAGCGGTGCCGAGGTTGCCCGGATGACCTGCGCCGGGTCGGTGCCGACGGGAACCTCGCCGCGCGCGATCGCGGACTGGACGCAGGGTGCCCACTCCTGCACCCGGACGGCATAGAACCTATGCAGCGCGGCGGCGGTCGCCGGATCGGTGGTCGCGGCGGCGATCAGCGCGGTGAACAACGTGCCCTGCCGCGGGTCGATCAGCGTCTTGCGCACCAGTCGGGCATTGGCACGAAGATCGGAATCGAGATCTCCACTGTCGGTCCTGGGCAGCGACGAGGTCGCCATCTCGGTCAGCAGGTCGGCGATCAGGCCGGGGACGGTTCCCCAGCGTCGGTAGACCGTCGACTTGCCGACGCCGGCCCGAGCGGCCACCACGCCGAGGTCCAGTCCGGGCAGGCCGGTCTCGGCGAGTTGGTCGCCGGCGGCGGTGAGCACATCCTCCCGGACCCGCGCGGTACGACCGCCGGGGCGGGTCAGTCGATCGGACGGGACGTTGCCGGACGGCGTCATTAATGGGACTCCAGTTTCGTTTGTTCGGATCTGGTGGTAGCTTCATGATCAATACTAACGGGATTGTAGTCCTGTTAAAGATGATCATGGGGGAGTCGATGGAATATCGCAGACTGGGCAGCTCCGGACTGAGCGTGCCGGTGCTGAGCCTCGGCACCGGCACCTTCGGTGGCCGCGGAAAGCTCTTCGAGGCTTGGGGAAACACCGATGTCGCCGGTGCGCGGGCGCTGATCGACATCTCAATCGACCACGGAGTGAATCTCTTCGACACCGCTGATGTCTACTCCTTCGGTGCCGCCGAGGAGATCCTCGGTGCCGCCATCAAAGGGCGTCGCGACGACGTCCTGTTGTCGACCAAGGCCGGGCTACCGACCGGCGACGGGCCGTCCGAGGCCGGCACCTCGCGGTCCCGGCTGATCACCGCGGTCGACGGCGCGCTGAGGCGGTTGCAGACCGACCGGATCGACCTGTTCCAGTTGCACGCCTACGACGCCGCGACGCCGATCGTCGAGGTGCTGTCGACCTTGGACGAGCTGGTCCGTGCCGGCAAGATCCGTTACGTCGGGGTCTCCAACTTCTCCGGCTGGCAGCTGATGAAATCGGTCGGCCTGGCCGACACGTACGGCTTCCCGCGCTATGTCTCCCACCAGGTCTACTACTCGCTGGCCGGGCGCGGCTACGAGTGGGAGCTGATGCCGCTCGGGCTGGCCGAGGGGATCGGTGCGATGGTGTGGAGCCCGCTCGGATGGGGGCGGCTGACCGGTCGAATCCGACGCGGCAGCGGGCTGCCGGCCGGCAGCCGGCTGCACACCACCGCCGACGCCGGACCGCCGGTCGACGACGAACGGCTCTACCGGATCATCGAGGTGCTGGACGAGATCTCCGCGGAGACCGGTCGAGCGATCCCGCAGATCGCCATCAATTGGCTGCTGGGTCGGCCGACGGTGAGTTCGGTCATCGTAGGTGCCCGGGACGCCGACCAGTTGCGGCAGAATCTCGGTGCGGTCGGCTGGCGGTTGACCGACGAGCAGGTGGCCCGGCTGGATGCGGTCAGCGCGACCGATGCGCCGTACCCGTACTTCGCCTATCAGCGGCAGCAGGGGTTCGCCCGGCTGAACCCGGCACCAGTCTGAGCCGGATGTCGGTGTCCGGCCCGGACGCCGCGAGATGACCGGGCGCCGCGAGATGAGTTGGGGGGTGCTTCTCGGATAGGGTCTTCTGGTGCCCATGCCGAACGACACCGCCGCCCAGCGTGCCGACCATCTCGAACTGCTTCCTGCCGTCGACGTGGCGGGTGGCCAGGCGGTCCAACTGGTCCAGGGCAAGGCCGGCAGTGAGAAGGTCTTCGGCGATCCGGTCGCGGCGGCGGCCCGCTGGGCCGAGTCCGGCGCGGAGTGGATCCATCTGGTCGACCTGGATGCCGCATTCGGTCGGGGCAGCAATGCCGAGGTGATCGCCGAGGTGATCAGCCGCACCGCCGAGGTCTCCTCGCTGCGGTTCGAGCTGTCCGGTGGCATCCGTGACGACGCTTCGCTGGAGCGTGCGCTGTCCACCGGATGTGCGCGCGTCAATATCGGCACCGCGGCGCTGGAGCAGCCGCAATGGTGTGAGGCGGTGATCAAGGAGCACCGCGACCGGATCGCGATCGGGCTGGACGTCCGCGGCGAGACTCTGGCCGCGCGTGGCTGGACCACCGAGGGCGGCAACGTGTACGAGACGCTGCAGCGGCTGGACGCGGCCGGTTGCGCCCGCTACGTGGTGACCGATGTTGCCTCCGACGGCATGCTCGCCGGACCCAACTACGACCTGCTGCGGTCGATCTGCGAACGAACCGACAAGCCGGTCGTCGCCAGCGGTGGCATCTCCACCTTGGACGATATCGCCCGGCTCCGCGAACTGGTCGGCATCGGCGTCGAGGGAGCGATCATCGGCACCGCACTGTACGTCGGCAACTTCACCCTCTCCGACGCGTTGGACACCGCCGGCCGAGCCGAGGGGGACCGTTGAGCACGGCTCCGGCGGAGTCGTTCGGTACGCCCCTGCAGGGTGCCACCCAGGCCGAGCATCCGGCTCCCACGTTGGATGGCCGGTTGAAGGATCTGCTGGCCGGCAAGCGAATCCTGCTGACCGGCGTCACCGGGTTCATCGGTGAGCAGCTGCTCTGGAAGATCCTCAACGACCTGCCGGACACGACCGCGGCGGTGCTGGTCCGCAAGAAGGGTTCGGCCACCGCGCGGTCGCGGACGATCGGCGTGGTCAAGAAAAAGATCTTCAAACCGCTGACCGAACCGTACGGTGGCCCGGAGGGTCTGGTCGATGCCCGGATCGAGGTGATCGAGGGCGATCTGCCGAACGTCCCGGAACTGCCGACCGACATCGACGTCCTGGTGCACTGCGCCGGCGACGTCTCCTTCGACCCGCCGATCGACCGGGCGTTCAACACCAATCTGATCGGCACCGGCGCCCTGATCGACCGGTTCCTGGAGTCCTGCACCGGAGCCGACGGTGAACTGACCCGGATGCCGCACTACGTGCACGTCTCGACCGCCTACACCGCCGGTCGGCGACGCGGCGCGATCGGTGAGGCGCCGCACGCGCACGACATCGACTACCGGGCCGAGATGGAGGCCGGGCTGGCGATGTCGGCCGAGATCGAGAACGCCTCCCGGACCGCCGATCAACTGACCAAGTTCCGCAAGGAGGCCGAGCGGGAGCATCGTGCCGCCGGCCACCTGATCACCGCAGCCGACACCGAACGGCGCCGCAAGGAATGGGTGCAGAAGAAACTGGTCGAGGCCGGCACCGAACGGGCCCGGTCGCTGGGCTGGACCGACGCCTACACCTTCACCAAGGCGCTGGGGGAGAAGCTGGTTGCCGAGAAGTGCGCCCATATCCGCGCCTCGATCGTCCGGCCGGCGATCGTGGAGTCCTCGATCAAACATCCCTATCCGGGCTGGATCGAGGGCTTCAAGATGGCCGAGCCGCTGATCCTGGCCTACGGCCGCGGCGAACTGCCGGAGTTCCCCGCTTCGCCGGAGGCGGTCTGTGACGTGGTGCCGTGCGACTACGTGGTGAATGCGACGCTGGCGGTCGCGGCCACCGAACCGCATGTCGGGGTCTGCGAGTACTACCACGTCTCCTCCGGCGCCCGGAACCCGTTGACCTTCCAGCGGTTCTACACCTTCGTCAACGGCTACTTCACCGAGCATCCGTTGATCACCGGCGTCCGCGGCGCACCGGCGCTGCCGCAGTGGCAGTTCCCGGGCGCCGCCTCGGTCGAGCGGCTACTGTCCCGATCCGAACGTGGGCATGCGATCGCCGACCGCTTGATCAAGTTCGCACCGCGTTCCGAACGCACCCGCAAGGTCGCCAAGGACCTTGATCGTTTCCGGTCCCGGATCGACTTCCTGCGGGAGTACCTCGGGCTCTACAACGAGTACGCCCAATCCGAGCTGCACTTCGTCGACGACAACACCCTGCGGCTGACCAAGTCGCTGCACGACGAAGATCAGGACACATTCAGCTTCGACACCGCCGACTACGACTGGTTCACCTACATCCAGGAGATCCACATCCCTGCGGTGGTCGCGCCGATCCGCCGATTGGAGGCGCTGCGACGCCGTCGCGGCTCCCGGCCGACGACGTTCACCGACCTGAGCAGGTCCAACGACGAACCTGGTACGGTGCTGGCCGCTTTTGATCTTGACGGCACGGTGATGTCGACCAACGTGATCGAGCAGTACCTGTGGTCCAAGCTGCCCGACCTGTCGCCGCCCGGCCGACTCGCCGAGGCCGCATCGATCCTCGGCAAACTGCCCAGCTACCTGCGGGCCGAGCGGACCGACCGCGGGATGTTCCTGCGTTCGGTCTACCGCCGCTACGCCGGCGCCGATCTGGCCGCCCTGGAGGAATACGTCGACACCGTGATGGCCCGGGAGATCCTGTCCCGGCTGTCGCCGGACGCCGTCCGCCGGGCCCGGGAGCATCGTGCCGCCGGACACACCACGGTGTTGATCACCGGCGCGATCCGGCCGCTGACCCGGCCGCTGGAACCGTTGTTCGACGTGATCGTCGCCAGCGATCTGGCCACCGACGAGCAGGGCATCTGCACCGGCTTCCTGACCGGCCCGCCGATGGTCGGGGAGTCCCGGGCAGCCTGGCTGAATCACTATGCGGCGCTGCACGGGATCGATCTGAAGAAGAGCTACGCCTACGCCGACAGCCATCCCGACCTGGCGATGCTGTCGGTGGTCGGCCGGCCGGTCGTGGTCAGCCCGGACGTGCCGTTGATGCGGGCCGCCGCGGCCAACCAGTGGACGACGGTGGAATGGAAGATCAAACCGCAGGACCGGCGCTGGTCGCGGCCGTTCCTGCAACGCGGTCGGGACGTGCCGCCGCGGGAGGACGGCGTCGCAGCTGTGACGTCCGAACTGAGGGGAGACCGCTGAATGGCGCGCCCAGGCTTCGTACTCGAAGTGGACGATCGGACGCCGCCGCTGGTGGTGAACGACGGACCTCGGGTGCGGTTGGAACGGTTCCCGCTCGGCACCGAGGTGGTCTACCCGGGCGAATCGCTGCCGCGGCTGGATGATCTGGCCGGCGGCATCGACGCCGCGCTGGCCGAACCGGTCGACGCCGCGCCGTTGGCCAGCAAGCTGCGCGCCGGGATGAAGCTGACGATCGCGTTCGACGATGTCTCGTCCACCGCGCCGCTGCACGCTCCCGATGTCCGCGGCCGGATCATCGAACGGGTGCTGATCCAGGCCGCCGCTGCCGGCGTCGACGACGTCGCGCTGATCTGCGCCAACGGCCTGAACCGGCGCAACACCGAAGCAGAGTTGCGTCGGATGCTCGGCGAGCGGGTGTTCCGCTCGTTCTACGCCGACGGTCGGCTGACCAACCACGACGCCGAGGCCGCCGGCAGCGACTCCGGCGAGCTCAACGCCCGCGTCGCCGATTCCGACCTGTTGGTGATGGTGCACCTGGTGCACGGCATCGGCACGGACGTGCGCAGCAGCGGACGCGCCGGTGTCGTCGAGGGTCTGGGGTCGGTCGCCGCGATCCATACCGGCGCCACGTCGACCGCTCTGGACACGATGGACGTACTCAGCATCGAGGCCGTCCTGGACAACGACCGCTATCCGGCCGCCGTCGACTTCCTCGGTCGCCGCGAGTGGGAGTGGACGCTGAAGTCTCAAGCGAAACTTCTCGGACTGCGGCAGGCGACCCGGATTGCGCCGACCAGGTCCGCACAGCTGATCGGCAGCGGTCTGGGAGCCGGCTACGGCGTCACCCGGGTGACCGCCGGCGCGCCCGACGCGGTCGCCGAGGCGAGCCGGGCACGGATCCTGGAGCAGCAGCAGGTCGAGGTGTCCGGCCAGGCCGACGTCCTCGTCCTCGGTGTGCCGGGCGTCACCGCGCACAGCGTGGACTCGGTGACCAATCCGGTGCTCGCCGCCTGGCAGGCCCTCGGCGTCGGCTATCAGGCGGCGACCGCGGGGCCGTTGGTCCGTGACGGCGGCAGCGTGATCGTCTATCACCCGCTCAGCCCGGACTTCAGCAGCCTGCACCACCCGTCGACGGTGGACTTCTTCGCCGACGTGTTGCCGGTCAGCACCGATCCGGCGGAACTGTCCGACCGGTTCGAGACGAAATTCGCCGAGGACCCGTGGTACCGCCAGCTGTACCGGACCTCGCAGGCCTTCCATGGGCTGCATCCGTTCCGGCTCTGGGCCCAGCTCAGCGAGGCCGTCGCGCAGGTCGGTGACGTCGTCTTCGTCGGAGCCGACCGGACCAGCGCAGCCCGGCTCGGGTTCCGGGCCGCCTCGACGTTGGCCGACGCCCTGGAGATCACGGCCGCGTCGGTCGGCCGGACACCCAAGATCCGCTACCTGCACACGCCACCGAACGTGTTGGGCGCCGTCACGTGAGGACTCCGGCGCGGATCGCCGACCCGGTGCGACGGATCCTGCAGGCAATGTCCGGGCGACCGCTGCTGGCCGCTCGGATCCGGTTGGAGGTCGGCGACCGGAGCGCGATCACCGAACCGGATCGACCGATGGTGATCGTGGCCAATCACGCCAGCGGACTGGACAGTCAGGTGTTGCGGGCGGCGCTGCCGCCGCGACTGCGTCGACGTACCACGGTCGCCGCCGGCAGTCAGAGCCCTGATGCCGCGCTCGCCGGCGGCCGGAGCGTGCTGATCTTTCCCGAGCAGGAACGCTCGACCGACGGTGTGATGGGCGCGTTCACCGAGACCGCCGCGGCGCTGGCGATCCGGCACCGGGCGCCGGTGCTGCCGGTCGGGATCCGGGGGACCTACGCGGTGCTGCCGTCCGGCCGGACCTGGCCGCCGAAACTGCCGTTCGGCCACGTCCGACCCCGGGTCAGCGTACGGTTCGGTTCTGTGCTGCACGCCGACCCCGACGAGACCGCATCGTCGTTCACCGACCGGATCAGTGACGCGGTACGGACCGCGATCGCCGAGGACCGGACCACCTGGTGGCAGAGCCTGCGACATGGCCACGACGCGGCCACCCTGCCGCCGGCGGGCAGTTGGCGGCGGATCTGGGAACAGAGCCAGTCTCCTCGGCCGGGCGGGCAGCCGCGACGGCCCCGCATCTGGAAGGGCTGAACGCGATGCCGTCCGAGCCGATCTCCTGGTCGCCGGTCAGCGAAGCGGAGTTGCCCGAGCTGAGTGGGCTGCTGACCGCGATCGAGCACTTCGACGAACCGTCCGAGCGGCACACCATCGAGGAGTTGCAGGAGGCCTACGCCGAGCACGGCGCCGATCCGGCCCGCAACGCCCGGCTCGGCCGCGACTCCGGGGGCACCCTGGTCGCCTACGGCTGGCTGCACCCGTTCCCTGCCGACACCGATCCGCGTCGGGTCTTCCTGGCCGGCGGTGTGCATCCCGGTTGGCGGCGCCGCGGCATCGGCCACGAGCTGTTGGACTGGCAGATCGCCCGCGCCGGCGAGTGGTACAACGAGAACCGCCGTCCCGAGCACGGGCCGCTGGAACTGCGGATCGCGGTCGAGGACAAGCTGGCCGACCGAGCAGCCCTGATCGCTGACCGCGGCTTCAGCGCGGTCCGCTGGTTCGCCGACATGACCTGCCGATTCGACGAGTTGCCCTCCGGGCTGCCCGCCGTGCCCGAGCTGCCCGGGATCCGGATCGAGCCGTACTCCGCCGAGGTCAGTGAAGAGGTCCGAGAGGCACACAACGAGGCGTTCTCCGACCACTGGGGGAGCCAGCCGATCCCGCAGATCCGGTGGCAGGAGGATCTCAGCGCCGCCTCCACCCGGCCGGAATGGTCCTGGATCGCCGTCGACACCGATTCGGGCCGGATCGCCGGCTACGCGATGAGCTCGGCCTACCAGCAGGACTGGGAGTTCCAGGGCTTCCGGGAAGGCTGGACCGATCGGCTCGGTGTGCGCCGTGACTGGCGCAACCGCGGCATCGCCAAGGCGCTGCTGATCGCCTCCATGCACTCCTTCGCCGACGCCGGCCTGGACGCCGCCGGCCTCGGCGTCGACACCGACAATCCCAGCGGTGCGTTCGGTCTCTACGCCCGGCTCGGCTACGAGCGCGGCGAAACCCAGGTGATGTACGCCCGCACCGAGCACGGGTCCTGAGTCCGGGCAGGTGTCTGCAGGTCGCTTGCGGGCAGGCCGGCGGTGGGCTAGCGTCCGGTGCGCGCACTGTTGCGTGTTTGCGAGTTGATGTCCCAGTCCGACCTGTCTGGCGACTCGCGGTGATGAACCGTCGAGGTGTCTGGTGGGTACAGGTCGTTTTGCTGTCGTTTCTGGTGTTGGCGCTCGCTATGGATCAGTGCTCCGTACCCCTGGTGCGTTGAGGTTCTTCCCGTGGGCGGCGATCGCGCGACTGGGTGTGGCGATGAGTCGACTGGCCGTGTTGTGGGCTGTTCAGGGAGGTACCGGATCCTTCGGCCAGGCGGGTGCGGCGACCGGTGCCTTTGCGGTTGCCGACGCGGCGGTCGGGCCGCAGGTCGGCCGCCTGGTTGATCGGTGGGGGCAACGCCGTGTCGTATCGGCCACGGTTGTGCTGTTCATCGCAGCCGCGATCGGTCTGGCGATCGGCAGTGCTCGAGGATGGCCCACCTGGGCTCTGATTGGTCTAGCAGGCGTGGCCGGTGCGACAGCTCCGCCGGTGGGCGCGTTGTCGGCAGCGCGGTGGCGCAAGGTGGTTGGGTCGTCCGACCGGCTTCGATCGGCGCTGTCGTTGGAGGGATCGCTGAATGATGTGACCTTCCTGGTCGGGCCGGTGCTGGTGACCACTCTGAGCGCCACGGTCGTTTCCTGGTGCGGGCTGATCGCGGCTGTGGGTCTGGTAGCAGTGGGGATGGCCGGATTGTTGACCGCTCGGTGGAGCGAGCCCGTGCCGGCTGGGTCATCCGCTGGTCTCCTCGTTGATCGCCGGCTGATGAGTTCGCGGTTCGGCGCGTTGTTTGTGGCAAATCTGGCGATGGGACTGTTCTTCGGGGGTGTGCCGGTGACGGTCACCGCCTTCGCCTTGGCGCACGGTGCCGGGGCCTTGGCCGGGCCGATCGCTGCCGGCAGCAGTGTGATCAGCCTGACCGCCG
Protein-coding sequences here:
- a CDS encoding HAD-IA family hydrolase, producing the protein MSDRYDTVVFDLGGVVLNWEPERAYQQVMPADQVGDFMDEICFNEWNHRHDAGQDWDEGEAELISRLPQHREQIEAYRRYFDLTITGMVPGTAAIIAELQRAGVRLVALTNWSADLFRPTKRRFGLLNRFEGIVVSGEEGIAKPDPQLFSVVFDRYQVDPEHAIFIDDNEHNCTTAGQLGLQAIPFTDAAAARSRLVELGLLGEREPVPGPIFHIAKKAQWDKAKQCGNYYWSTRRVTYEVQGFVHCAFPEQLTAVRERGYRDLADDELVVLRIDPAAASAPVIVEDDGTGEVFPHLYGALTPADVVEERPFAAVPVGH
- a CDS encoding NAD(P)/FAD-dependent oxidoreductase, with the translated sequence MNAAVEERSVVVVGAGVLGVASALALARRGVGVRLLTAGQPADGASGRSLAWLNSAAERSAAYHALRMAGLQRYRRLAADCGGSAVHLDGALNWAAPGESYRARHDHEQRIGYPSRWVDARFVADRVPGVDPAMLPAEGAILNPSDGWVDLPMLITTLLARFADLGGEVITEAGECRVELSGGRTVGVITGTGRRIGADAVLLAAGAATPGMAADLGFALPDQTSIAALARVRPVDGPTDLQVVLNTPAVSVRPTVDGGLVMDSGWSEREVVRLADGSHRVERSTLDRLLDEARAVLAGHPRLQLLGVGHGPKPIPGDGEPVLGPLPGVDGCWVAFSHSGATLGLIVGELLAAEIAGADPDPLLADFRPSRFEA
- a CDS encoding TetR/AcrR family transcriptional regulator, giving the protein MARPRQFTDDQVLDAARDLLADPSVTRPTIADIGRQAGIHTGSIYLRFASRDELLARLWLRSIRRFHVGIMEATRGPDPLLTAALHQPRYCRQHPTEARAMKMFHRQDLLQVGPDDLRDQVARVNDEMNAALGDAIHAAFGELGPQGRAWVDAAVKAIPYGLIRDYIARAAPIPDWIDDVVRAATSAVLATPPTRQFLPDIPGVSGRN
- a CDS encoding DUF6463 family protein, with the protein product MSSKTRPVVGIMVIVIGLVHTVMGLVIWLSDETATATSAEHVWFTAFGVIAIGLGIAIVELERSRGFVPPAVLAAIVAVMLYGVILVGPASGFVSLLIPIGFGVYGWLRRRHRLARAA
- a CDS encoding MmcQ/YjbR family DNA-binding protein — translated: MTDWLQYALAKPGAWRDQPFGDDVVAKVGPKIFVFLGGSGVGAVSGVGVSCGDRDAADEWLQRYPDDAAVMAYIGRHGWNSLRVGGAIPDDEIADAIDTSYGLVVAKLPRKVRDALS
- a CDS encoding TetR/AcrR family transcriptional regulator; amino-acid sequence: MTPSGNVPSDRLTRPGGRTARVREDVLTAAGDQLAETGLPGLDLGVVAARAGVGKSTVYRRWGTVPGLIADLLTEMATSSLPRTDSGDLDSDLRANARLVRKTLIDPRQGTLFTALIAAATTDPATAAALHRFYAVRVQEWAPCVQSAIARGEVPVGTDPAQVIRATSAPLYYRLLTTPDRITVGDADRAARAASVAAKAGVFVN
- a CDS encoding aldo/keto reductase — encoded protein: MIMGESMEYRRLGSSGLSVPVLSLGTGTFGGRGKLFEAWGNTDVAGARALIDISIDHGVNLFDTADVYSFGAAEEILGAAIKGRRDDVLLSTKAGLPTGDGPSEAGTSRSRLITAVDGALRRLQTDRIDLFQLHAYDAATPIVEVLSTLDELVRAGKIRYVGVSNFSGWQLMKSVGLADTYGFPRYVSHQVYYSLAGRGYEWELMPLGLAEGIGAMVWSPLGWGRLTGRIRRGSGLPAGSRLHTTADAGPPVDDERLYRIIEVLDEISAETGRAIPQIAINWLLGRPTVSSVIVGARDADQLRQNLGAVGWRLTDEQVARLDAVSATDAPYPYFAYQRQQGFARLNPAPV
- the priA gene encoding bifunctional 1-(5-phosphoribosyl)-5-((5-phosphoribosylamino)methylideneamino)imidazole-4-carboxamide isomerase/phosphoribosylanthranilate isomerase PriA, with translation MPNDTAAQRADHLELLPAVDVAGGQAVQLVQGKAGSEKVFGDPVAAAARWAESGAEWIHLVDLDAAFGRGSNAEVIAEVISRTAEVSSLRFELSGGIRDDASLERALSTGCARVNIGTAALEQPQWCEAVIKEHRDRIAIGLDVRGETLAARGWTTEGGNVYETLQRLDAAGCARYVVTDVASDGMLAGPNYDLLRSICERTDKPVVASGGISTLDDIARLRELVGIGVEGAIIGTALYVGNFTLSDALDTAGRAEGDR